The Erigeron canadensis isolate Cc75 chromosome 4, C_canadensis_v1, whole genome shotgun sequence genome window below encodes:
- the LOC122597808 gene encoding peroxidase N1-like, producing MKILSFKKKFVLLVFLLATFTTLALSQGNQGRGSRGTRVGFYRSTCPSVESVVQSAVRSAVQANPTIAPGLLRMFFHDCFVNGCDASILINGASTEKTAPPNSLLRGFEVIDAAKTQLETTCPGVVSCADILAIAARDSVVLTGGRSWQVPLGRRDGLVSQASDTANLPAFNDPMTVQIQKFADKGLNIQDLVTLVGGHTIGTAACALFSYRLYNFNNTNGPDPDINPAFLPQLRALCPNGGDGSRRVALDTDSVNSFGSSYYENLRNGRGVIESDAKLWSDRRTQRFVQGFLGGNGQRFNAEFGRAMIKMGDVGVKAGTQGEIRRVCTATN from the exons ATGAAGAtactatcctttaaaaaaaagtttgtctTGCTTGTTTTCTTGTTAGCCACCTTCACTACCTTGGCACTAAGCCAAGGCAATCAGGGACGTGGTAGTCGTGGCACTCGTGTTGGCTTCTACAGGTCCACTTGCCCAAGTGTCGAATCCGTTGTCCAGTCAGCGGTCCGGTCTGCAGTTCAAGCTAACCCTACCATTGCACCTGGTTTACTAAGGATGTTCTTCCATGACTGCTTTGTCAATGGTTGTGATGCATCTATACTAATTAACGGTGCATCAACCGAAAAGACTGCGCCACCCAATTCTCTCTTGAGAGGCTTTGAAGTTATTGATGCTGCAAAGACACAACTCGAAACCACCTGCCCTGGAGTCGTTTCTTGTGCTGATATTCTAGCCATTGCTGCCCGCGATTCCGTTGTCCTG ACGGGTGGACGTAGTTGGCAGGTGCCCCTGGGACGTAGAGACGGATTGGTTTCACAAGCATCTGATACGGCAAACTTGCCCGCTTTCAATGACCCAATGACTGTCCAAATCCAAAAGTTTGCCGACAAAGGTCTTAACATCCAAGATCTTGTTACCCTTGTTG GTGGACACACAATAGGAACAGCAGCTTGTGCTTTATTCAGCTACAGACTATACAACTTCAACAACACCAATGGACCCGACCCGGATATTAACCCAGCCTTCTTGCCACAGCTCCGAGCACTCTGCCCAAATGGTGGTGATGGGTCGAGGCGTGTGGCCCTTGATACAGACAGCGTGAACAGCTTTGGCAGTTCGTATTATGAGAACCTGAGGAACGGACGGGGAGTAATTGAATCGGATGCCAAGCTATGGAGCGACAGAAGGACCCAACGGTTTGTCCAAGGATTTTTGGGAGGAAACGGGCAAAGATTCAACGCTGAGTTCGGAAGGGCGATGATAAAGATGGGCGATGTTGGGGTCAAAGCAGGAACTCAAGGCGAAATTCGTAGAGTTTGTACTGCAACCAATTAA
- the LOC122597737 gene encoding peroxidase N1-like, which translates to MEAFSLNKKLILFVVLLATFTTLALSQGNRVAGGPQGTRVGFYRSTCPSAESVVQSAVRSAVQANPTIAPGLLRMFFHDCFVNGCDASILINGASTEKTAPPNSLLRGFEVIDAAKTQLETTCPGVVSCADILAIAARDSVVLTGGRSWQVPLGRRDGLVSQASDTANLPAFNDPMTVQIQKFADKGLNIQDLVTLVGGHTIGTAACALFSYRLYNFNNTNGPDPDINPAFLPQLRALCPNGGDGSRRVALDTDSVNSFGSSYYENLRNGRGVIESDAKLWSDRRTQRFVQGFLGGNGQRFNAEFGRAMIKMGDVGVKAGTQGEIRRVCTATN; encoded by the exons aTGGAGGCTTTTTCACTTAACAAAAAGCTTATTTTGTTTGTTGTCCTATTAGCCACCTTCACTACCTTGGCACTAAGCCAAGGCAATCGTGTTGCAGGCGGTCCCCAAGGCACTCGTGTTGGCTTCTACAGGTCCACTTGCCCAAGTGCCGAATCCGTTGTCCAGTCAGCGGTCCGGTCTGCAGTTCAAGCTAACCCTACCATTGCACCTGGTTTACTAAGGATGTTCTTCCATGACTGCTTTGTCAATGGTTGTGATGCATCTATACTAATTAACGGTGCATCAACCGAAAAGACTGCGCCACCCAATTCTCTCTTGAGAGGCTTTGAAGTTATTGATGCTGCAAAGACACAACTCGAAACCACCTGCCCTGGAGTCGTTTCTTGTGCTGATATTCTAGCCATTGCTGCCCGCGATTCCGTTGTCCTG ACGGGTGGACGTAGTTGGCAGGTGCCCCTGGGACGTAGAGACGGATTGGTTTCACAAGCATCTGATACGGCAAACTTGCCCGCTTTCAATGACCCAATGACTGTCCAAATCCAAAAGTTTGCCGACAAAGGTCTTAACATCCAAGATCTTGTTACCCTTGTTG GTGGACACACAATAGGAACAGCAGCTTGTGCTTTATTCAGCTACAGACTATACAACTTCAACAACACCAATGGACCCGACCCGGATATTAACCCAGCCTTCTTGCCACAGCTCCGAGCACTCTGCCCAAATGGTGGTGATGGGTCGAGGCGTGTGGCCCTTGATACAGACAGCGTGAACAGCTTTGGCAGTTCGTATTATGAGAACCTGAGGAACGGACGGGGAGTAATTGAATCGGATGCCAAGCTATGGAGCGACAGAAGGACCCAACGGTTTGTCCAAGGATTTTTGGGAGGAAACGGGCAAAGATTCAACGCTGAGTTCGGAAGGGCGATGATAAAGATGGGCGATGTTGGGGTCAAAGCAGGAACTCAAGGCGAAATTCGTAGAGTTTGTACTGCAACCAATTAA